From the Shewanella amazonensis SB2B genome, one window contains:
- a CDS encoding LysR substrate-binding domain-containing protein, with protein sequence MKYTLKQMSVFDAVASLESVSGAARKLSMTQSAVSMSLQQLESLLGRPLFIRQGNRLMLSHWGHWLRPRARKLLADAQQIAMGLHDQHLLSGSLSMGASQTAAEHLLGDLISRLDSDFPQIHIELMVENTENVITAVQEYEVDFGIIEGRSDDAHLVLEPWLDDHLVVIAAPHHPYGKYGNVSLSQLEQAKWVLREQGAGTRRIFDAAIHGNLDRLNVWREYEQVPVLKALVKNGPYLSALPYLDVERDVAAGQLIILSTPKLNMKRQLSFVWRADATENPLRDCVISEAKRLARHRHTSQEKI encoded by the coding sequence ATGAAATACACCCTCAAACAAATGTCGGTTTTTGATGCTGTCGCCAGTCTCGAAAGTGTGTCCGGCGCGGCCCGTAAACTGTCCATGACCCAGTCCGCCGTCAGTATGTCGCTGCAGCAGCTGGAAAGCTTGCTCGGCAGGCCGCTCTTTATCCGTCAGGGAAACCGATTGATGTTGAGCCATTGGGGACACTGGCTCAGACCCCGCGCCCGCAAGCTACTCGCCGATGCCCAGCAAATCGCCATGGGGCTGCACGATCAGCACCTCCTATCCGGCAGTTTATCCATGGGGGCCAGCCAAACCGCGGCGGAACACCTGCTTGGGGATCTCATCAGCCGCCTTGATAGCGACTTTCCACAAATCCATATTGAGCTGATGGTCGAAAACACCGAAAACGTCATCACGGCGGTGCAGGAATATGAGGTGGACTTTGGCATCATCGAAGGGCGCAGCGACGATGCCCATTTGGTGTTGGAGCCCTGGCTTGATGATCATCTTGTGGTGATTGCCGCGCCCCACCATCCCTACGGCAAGTATGGCAATGTCAGCCTGTCACAGCTGGAGCAAGCTAAATGGGTACTGCGGGAGCAAGGCGCCGGCACCCGCCGCATTTTCGATGCCGCCATCCATGGCAATCTCGACAGATTAAACGTATGGCGGGAGTACGAGCAGGTACCTGTCCTGAAGGCGTTGGTAAAAAATGGTCCCTACCTCAGTGCACTGCCCTATCTGGATGTGGAGCGGGATGTGGCCGCCGGGCAACTCATTATCCTGTCAACGCCCAAACTGAACATGAAGCGCCAGTTGTCTTTCGTATGGCGCGCCGATGCCACTGAAAACCCGCTGCGTGACTGTGTGATTTCGGAAGCAAAAAGGCTCGCGCGCCACAGGCACACGAGCCAGGAGAAGATCTGA
- the yfcC gene encoding putative basic amino acid antiporter YfcC, protein MTTRPDPSSGATAIAPSPRTCTWVMPDTLVIIFFVALFAALMTYLVPVGSFDTQTVTFVQDGVEKTRQVVDPDSFRYDLDEQGEPKLAPVPAFDPQGKGFFNYMFEGLVSGDKWGSAVGVIMFMLVIGGSFGVVMATGTIDNGILRLIHHTQGREFVFIPVLFSLFSLGGAVFGMGEEAIAFAIIICPLMIRLGYDGITTVMVTYVATQVGFGASWMNPFSVAIAQGIAGIPVLSGAAVRIPMWIGFTLLGIAFTMLYARKIKAAPALSYSYATDAHFRQVQQGSDDQNPAGNSRFNLGDYLVLATIIATMVWVIWGVVAKHWFIPEIASQFFTMGLVAGLIAVMFNLNGLTLNGMAKAFKDGAATMLEPCLLVGSAAGILILLGKGGPTEPSVLNSILSAAGGFIGHLPDALSAWFMLLFQSVFNFFVTSGSGQAALTMPLMAPLADIVGVSRQVAVLAFQLGDGFTNVLVPTSASLMATLGVCRVEFSAWVKFIWRFMLLLLIAASVMVIGAHFLGFN, encoded by the coding sequence ATGACGACCAGACCTGATCCTTCTTCGGGTGCCACCGCCATTGCGCCATCGCCCCGGACGTGTACCTGGGTGATGCCGGACACCCTGGTGATCATATTTTTTGTGGCGCTTTTTGCTGCACTCATGACCTATTTGGTGCCTGTGGGGTCTTTCGATACCCAGACAGTGACCTTTGTGCAGGACGGGGTGGAGAAAACCCGTCAGGTGGTGGATCCCGACTCGTTCCGCTATGACCTTGATGAACAGGGTGAGCCCAAATTGGCACCGGTTCCCGCCTTCGACCCACAGGGTAAAGGCTTCTTCAACTATATGTTTGAAGGCCTGGTATCCGGCGATAAATGGGGCAGCGCCGTTGGCGTTATCATGTTTATGCTGGTGATTGGTGGCTCCTTTGGGGTGGTGATGGCCACAGGCACCATAGATAACGGTATATTGCGGCTTATTCACCACACCCAGGGGCGGGAGTTTGTGTTTATTCCCGTGCTCTTTAGCCTGTTTTCTCTCGGCGGTGCCGTGTTCGGTATGGGGGAAGAGGCCATTGCCTTTGCCATCATTATCTGCCCGCTGATGATACGTCTTGGCTACGATGGCATCACCACTGTGATGGTGACCTATGTGGCCACCCAGGTGGGCTTCGGTGCCAGTTGGATGAATCCTTTCAGTGTGGCCATTGCCCAGGGGATTGCCGGTATCCCCGTGCTCTCGGGTGCAGCTGTACGTATTCCCATGTGGATAGGTTTTACCTTGCTGGGTATTGCCTTTACCATGCTGTACGCCCGTAAAATCAAGGCCGCGCCAGCGCTGTCATACAGCTATGCCACCGACGCCCATTTCAGGCAGGTCCAGCAGGGAAGTGACGACCAAAACCCTGCAGGCAACAGCCGGTTTAATCTGGGTGATTATTTAGTGCTTGCGACCATAATTGCCACCATGGTGTGGGTGATTTGGGGCGTGGTAGCCAAACATTGGTTTATTCCCGAGATTGCCAGCCAGTTTTTTACCATGGGGCTTGTCGCCGGTTTGATTGCGGTGATGTTTAACTTAAACGGACTCACTCTCAATGGCATGGCCAAGGCCTTCAAAGATGGTGCAGCCACCATGCTGGAGCCCTGTTTGTTGGTGGGAAGTGCCGCCGGTATTTTGATTTTGCTTGGCAAGGGCGGCCCAACCGAGCCTTCGGTGCTCAACAGCATTCTCTCAGCGGCAGGCGGCTTTATTGGCCATTTGCCCGATGCGCTGTCGGCCTGGTTTATGTTGCTGTTTCAATCGGTGTTCAACTTCTTTGTGACCTCAGGTTCTGGTCAGGCAGCGCTGACTATGCCTCTGATGGCGCCGCTCGCCGATATCGTTGGCGTGAGCCGTCAGGTGGCGGTGCTGGCGTTTCAATTGGGTGACGGTTTTACCAATGTGTTGGTGCCCACATCGGCGTCTTTGATGGCAACCCTGGGTGTGTGCCGGGTTGAGTTCAGCGCCTGGGTGAAATTTATCTGGCGCTTTATGTTGTTACTGTTGATTGCCGCCAGCGTGATGGTGATTGGGGCGCATTTCCTCGGCTTCAACTGA
- a CDS encoding TonB-dependent receptor plug domain-containing protein, translated as MLVNNTLAKAVRFALIGGAASVAITSAAAFAEEADGAKVERIEVTGSRIKRTDLESATPVTVLSSEEMAKQGFTTIQDALESLTSTTGAMTTQSVHGFTPAASSISLRGAGASRTLTLINGKRLNQYPKPAGGTDNFVDTANLPMEAVARIEVLQSGASAVYGADAVGGVVNIILKDDFEGVALKYRHGDTTEGGGGSDRIALSLGASSDRGNVSTFIEFTDNERLRASDREVFGLHTDKVPYSEYSAYSSYGARIAGGPKGNTFVGSIPMERCIAEGYLWVAEKNLCGFDRSQWRDLAPESSRFISSTNFTYELSDDLSFVGRMDYAKAQSTTNIEPMGIDNYTVTVAGDQVTLGVDLDPSLTKTFNKTTGLGGDFAAAPDGEYYYVRRLHEFSNRSGETNTQNFFFTAGLEGVIADSYNWDASVNYGRTELDIYSSGYATVGGMFSYLSQGENGVSALKPMTAAEVASVAYSPFERAQSTQKNVQANISGTAFELPAGDADFAFGAEYTKQDYETDTDSESKKGNILSRGGSSGAGERSYWATYLEMRMPVLEDLVVDAAVRYDRYSDFGGNLTPQVAIEYRPMDELLVRGTIGKVFRAPDMHRVYGDATKGFATVIDFKKCQELGGSPGKTHPDATINTVCNELHIDSTTGANKDLKAEEGYTANIGAVWGGESLNASIDVWEWKLDDMVSDISASKAAREYETYASMITRDETGTITHINAVAQNLAYQKVRGIDVTAGYGWDINEFGELKLNFNGSYLLKSEGQTDPTAAVDDDLDDGGLPQYRANMVLSWFIEDFETTLGAYHTARMHGSSYKSFKSDSPDFNESDYEVASQTKWNLTAGYNITDGIKVKAGVVNLFNVGPNFDPTDTSWPHYPRSVYNARGREWFVEGEVKF; from the coding sequence ATGCTCGTTAACAACACTCTGGCCAAAGCGGTACGCTTTGCGCTGATCGGTGGTGCTGCTTCTGTAGCTATCACCAGCGCTGCCGCCTTTGCCGAAGAAGCCGATGGTGCAAAAGTAGAACGCATCGAGGTAACAGGTTCACGTATTAAGCGTACCGATCTGGAATCAGCAACGCCTGTTACCGTTCTCAGCTCTGAAGAAATGGCCAAGCAAGGTTTCACCACTATTCAGGACGCTCTGGAAAGCCTGACTTCTACCACAGGCGCCATGACCACTCAGTCTGTGCACGGCTTTACCCCAGCCGCTTCTTCCATCAGCCTGCGTGGCGCCGGTGCCAGCCGCACTCTGACGCTGATCAACGGTAAGCGTCTGAACCAGTATCCAAAGCCAGCCGGCGGTACTGACAACTTTGTTGACACTGCCAACCTGCCAATGGAAGCCGTAGCCCGTATCGAAGTTCTGCAATCCGGTGCGTCTGCCGTATACGGTGCTGACGCCGTAGGTGGTGTGGTTAACATCATCCTGAAGGACGATTTCGAAGGCGTTGCCCTGAAATACCGTCACGGAGACACCACTGAAGGTGGCGGCGGTTCAGATCGTATCGCCCTGTCTCTGGGTGCCTCTTCTGACCGTGGTAACGTGTCTACCTTCATCGAATTCACCGATAACGAGCGTCTGAGAGCCTCTGACCGTGAAGTATTCGGTCTGCACACAGACAAAGTGCCTTACAGCGAATACTCTGCCTACAGCTCTTACGGTGCCCGTATCGCCGGTGGTCCTAAAGGCAACACCTTTGTCGGCAGCATCCCAATGGAGCGCTGTATTGCTGAAGGTTACCTGTGGGTAGCCGAGAAGAACCTCTGTGGTTTCGACCGTTCACAATGGCGCGATCTGGCACCGGAAAGCAGCCGTTTCATCAGCTCAACCAACTTCACCTATGAGCTGTCTGACGACCTGTCTTTCGTTGGTCGTATGGATTATGCCAAGGCCCAATCCACTACCAATATCGAGCCTATGGGTATCGATAACTACACAGTGACTGTAGCCGGTGACCAAGTCACTCTGGGTGTTGACCTGGATCCAAGCCTGACCAAGACCTTCAACAAGACCACTGGTCTGGGTGGCGACTTTGCTGCGGCTCCCGATGGCGAATACTACTATGTTCGTCGTCTGCACGAATTCAGTAACCGCAGCGGTGAAACCAACACCCAAAACTTCTTCTTTACCGCTGGTCTGGAAGGTGTGATTGCAGACAGCTACAACTGGGATGCCTCTGTAAACTACGGCCGCACTGAACTGGATATCTACAGCTCAGGCTACGCCACCGTAGGCGGCATGTTCAGCTACCTGTCACAGGGTGAGAACGGCGTTTCTGCCCTCAAACCTATGACTGCAGCTGAAGTAGCCAGCGTGGCTTACTCTCCATTCGAGCGCGCTCAGTCTACCCAGAAAAACGTACAGGCCAACATCTCCGGTACTGCGTTTGAACTGCCAGCCGGTGACGCTGACTTCGCTTTCGGTGCTGAATACACCAAGCAAGACTACGAAACTGACACAGATTCTGAGTCCAAGAAAGGTAACATCCTGAGCCGCGGCGGTTCATCAGGTGCCGGTGAGCGTTCTTACTGGGCTACTTACCTGGAAATGCGCATGCCAGTTCTGGAAGATCTGGTGGTAGATGCCGCAGTACGTTATGACCGCTACTCCGACTTTGGCGGCAACCTGACTCCTCAGGTAGCCATTGAGTACCGTCCAATGGACGAACTGCTGGTACGTGGTACCATCGGTAAGGTATTCCGCGCCCCTGACATGCACCGTGTATACGGTGATGCCACCAAGGGCTTCGCCACTGTAATCGACTTCAAGAAGTGTCAGGAACTGGGCGGTTCTCCAGGTAAGACACATCCTGATGCCACCATCAATACCGTGTGTAACGAACTGCACATCGACTCCACCACAGGTGCCAACAAGGACCTGAAGGCTGAAGAAGGCTACACTGCTAACATCGGCGCGGTATGGGGCGGTGAGAGCCTGAACGCCTCTATCGACGTGTGGGAATGGAAACTGGATGACATGGTGAGCGATATCAGCGCCAGCAAAGCTGCCCGCGAATACGAGACCTATGCCAGCATGATCACCCGTGACGAGACTGGTACCATCACTCACATCAACGCCGTTGCCCAGAACCTGGCTTACCAGAAAGTTCGCGGTATCGACGTGACTGCCGGTTACGGTTGGGATATCAACGAGTTCGGTGAACTGAAACTGAACTTCAACGGTTCTTACCTGCTGAAGTCTGAAGGCCAGACCGATCCTACCGCTGCTGTAGATGACGATCTGGACGATGGCGGCCTGCCACAGTACCGTGCCAACATGGTGCTGAGCTGGTTCATCGAAGACTTCGAAACCACTTTGGGTGCCTACCACACTGCACGCATGCACGGTTCTTCTTACAAGTCATTCAAGTCTGACAGCCCAGACTTCAACGAAAGCGATTATGAAGTGGCTTCTCAGACCAAGTGGAACCTGACTGCCGGTTATAACATCACCGACGGTATCAAGGTTAAGGCCGGTGTTGTGAACCTGTTCAACGTAGGTCCTAACTTCGACCCAACTGACACCTCTTGGCCACACTACCCACGTTCCGTGTACAACGCACGTGGTCGTGAGTGGTTCGTAGAAGGCGAAGTGAAGTTCTAA
- a CDS encoding TDT family transporter → MNRQSIETNSTQGVFESGLHKRLHAGAAKLPSPLGGLALAIASLGWTLENILPSANGMAQLAGSLVGSLLLMALTIKFILHPKILAEELAHPVLGSVIPTYAMGWMVVSRCLGNYVAGAGEILWLLAVAAHLGFLAAFCIHRCRNFSLDSMVPSWFVPPIGIIVAAVAFPPHGPRVLAEALLWFGMLAYLVMLPVMLYRLIFRAAVPEAAQPTLAILAAPASLSLAGYLSLIPEPSAVIIGLLLTLAVLMTSIIYLAFFHLLRLPFSPGFAAFTFPMVIGATALYKTHDWLADHGHVGQLTLGLSHLANLELTVAAAVVLFVSAKYLAFYLKKHKS, encoded by the coding sequence ATGAACCGGCAATCCATCGAAACCAACTCAACACAGGGTGTCTTTGAGTCGGGGCTGCATAAACGCCTCCATGCAGGCGCCGCCAAATTGCCCAGTCCACTGGGAGGTCTGGCGCTGGCCATTGCCAGTCTGGGCTGGACGCTGGAGAATATCCTTCCCTCAGCAAACGGCATGGCCCAGCTTGCGGGCAGCCTGGTGGGTTCCTTATTACTGATGGCCCTGACTATCAAGTTTATCCTCCACCCCAAAATCCTGGCCGAGGAGCTGGCCCATCCGGTATTGGGCAGTGTCATTCCCACCTATGCCATGGGATGGATGGTGGTGTCCCGCTGTCTTGGCAATTATGTTGCGGGTGCGGGCGAGATTCTGTGGTTGTTGGCCGTGGCCGCACACCTGGGATTTCTGGCTGCCTTTTGTATTCATCGCTGCCGTAACTTTTCTCTGGACAGCATGGTACCCAGCTGGTTTGTGCCCCCCATTGGCATCATAGTGGCGGCAGTAGCCTTTCCGCCCCATGGACCCAGAGTGCTGGCAGAAGCTCTGCTGTGGTTTGGCATGCTGGCCTACCTTGTCATGCTGCCAGTGATGCTTTACCGGCTTATCTTTCGCGCTGCAGTGCCCGAAGCAGCACAGCCAACCCTGGCCATTCTCGCCGCCCCGGCAAGCCTGTCTCTGGCCGGTTACCTGAGTCTTATCCCTGAACCTTCGGCGGTGATAATAGGGTTATTGCTGACCCTGGCAGTGCTGATGACCAGTATCATCTATCTTGCCTTCTTCCATTTGCTGCGGTTGCCCTTCAGCCCGGGATTCGCGGCCTTTACCTTCCCCATGGTCATTGGCGCCACAGCCCTGTACAAAACACACGATTGGCTCGCTGACCACGGCCATGTCGGCCAGTTGACTCTTGGGCTGTCACACCTGGCAAATCTTGAGCTGACTGTTGCGGCGGCAGTGGTGCTTTTTGTGAGCGCAAAATATCTGGCTTTCTATCTCAAGAAACACAAAAGTTAA
- a CDS encoding methyltransferase gives MPFYSQPKALHAFDAKSEAQKIAFAPISFQAARCLLRFGILDALDQTGGASAADIHQKLQLAGEPLSLYAIGVLLDMGLSMGLLWHEKDKYQLDKTGHFLLHDGMSRTNLEFVHHICYQGMFKLEESLLSGTPAGLSQFGDWDTLYPALSSLPLAAKESWFAFDHFYSDHAFDSLLPLVLADKPAHLVDIGGNTGKWARACCSYQPNLRVTIMDLPQQLALANEACTAAGFAERIHYHPVDLLDEAPRFVKGADVYWMSQFLDCFSEAQIRAVLSHTREAMGRESRLYILETFWDKQPNETAAYCVNATSLYFTAIANGNSRMYHSSVFERLIAETGLSISWQKHNIGLGHTLLCCEIK, from the coding sequence ATGCCTTTCTATTCCCAGCCAAAAGCACTGCATGCATTCGATGCCAAATCTGAGGCGCAGAAAATCGCCTTTGCTCCCATCAGTTTCCAGGCCGCGCGCTGCTTGCTGCGCTTTGGGATCCTGGATGCCTTAGACCAGACAGGTGGCGCAAGTGCTGCGGACATACACCAGAAACTCCAGTTGGCTGGCGAGCCATTGTCCCTGTATGCGATAGGCGTCTTGCTGGACATGGGACTCAGTATGGGGCTGTTGTGGCACGAAAAAGACAAGTATCAACTGGACAAAACCGGCCATTTTTTACTGCACGATGGCATGAGCCGGACCAACCTCGAGTTTGTACATCATATTTGTTATCAGGGCATGTTTAAGCTGGAAGAGTCATTACTGAGCGGCACGCCTGCCGGACTGAGTCAGTTTGGCGATTGGGACACCCTGTATCCTGCACTTTCGTCCCTGCCCTTGGCGGCAAAAGAGAGCTGGTTTGCCTTCGACCACTTTTATTCAGACCATGCCTTCGACAGCCTGTTGCCTCTGGTATTGGCTGATAAGCCCGCGCATCTGGTCGATATCGGCGGCAACACCGGTAAATGGGCCAGAGCCTGCTGTAGTTATCAGCCAAACCTCAGGGTCACCATCATGGACTTACCCCAGCAACTTGCTCTGGCTAACGAGGCCTGCACGGCGGCAGGCTTTGCCGAGCGTATCCATTATCACCCGGTGGATTTACTGGATGAGGCGCCACGCTTTGTTAAAGGCGCAGATGTGTACTGGATGAGTCAGTTTCTCGATTGCTTCAGCGAGGCACAAATCCGTGCCGTGCTCAGCCACACCCGGGAGGCCATGGGCAGGGAGAGCCGTCTCTATATTCTGGAAACCTTCTGGGATAAGCAGCCCAATGAAACAGCCGCCTATTGTGTGAATGCCACCAGCCTGTACTTTACCGCCATCGCCAACGGCAACAGCCGAATGTACCACTCCAGTGTGTTTGAACGCCTCATCGCCGAGACCGGGCTCAGTATCAGCTGGCAAAAGCACAATATTGGCCTGGGCCATACCCTGCTCTGTTGTGAGATTAAATAA
- a CDS encoding aminotransferase class V-fold PLP-dependent enzyme, whose protein sequence is MSQSKPLIYLDANATTPVLPAAAKAAMDAMEHIYGNPSSSHITGLQAKALMEQTRAAARKQLGSGTGKLVFTSGATEGIQTAILSALVAARDTGVPAGACLLYGATEHKAVPESLKHWNKVLGINADVLAIPVDTQGRLDMAFIRDKAPNALLICTMAVNNETGVYQDLDALSRCIRQANPTVFWMVDCVQALGKLAIDLASSGIDYAPFSGHKLYAPKGIGMLYIRDGAPFTPFIAGGGQEGGLRSGTENLPAMAALKVVLDMLNGDAQERFESKETLKGYRLKLLAALEQAFGEVTLNHSLENTVPTTLNFSIAGFSSKEIMDLFDAAGLRVSSGSACSSKVTRSFVLDAMGLPRWQSESAIRLSFGPAMTAAELEAACERIVTAASSLTHSCLLTRDSRSTDADREPLQGLVQFKDDGACCWVYTDKDSRETLIVDPLPALKHRLLNLVRCQELKVLAVLDTHGHGDHQSIRSELICELGLTDACDHLGWPLSSKGQMWRGEQVKSLSVGNKTLVSLPSPGHTDDSHSFIMLDDTQAPQFAFVGDTVLPGSIGRSNFPSSSSVALFHTLKRLHSLLGDQSLLLSSHDYHNDFFTNFGVELKQSALLNDVLTGAMDEATFVARKDAMDATLKDVQGETIMCGAYGQCQQAKGVEEYSADTLEQLLHSNPEALVLDIREPHEYQLSHRESRCVNVPLTRLAGFVAREPGARSKPLVLICRSGSRSLVAAKALERFGFSAVAHVAGGYALSQC, encoded by the coding sequence ATGAGCCAGTCAAAGCCCTTGATCTATCTCGACGCCAACGCCACCACTCCCGTATTACCCGCCGCCGCCAAAGCCGCCATGGATGCCATGGAGCATATCTACGGGAATCCTTCCAGCAGCCATATCACGGGTCTTCAGGCCAAAGCCCTGATGGAACAAACCCGCGCCGCCGCCCGCAAACAGCTGGGTTCCGGCACAGGTAAACTGGTATTCACCAGCGGTGCAACCGAAGGCATTCAAACCGCTATTTTGTCGGCATTGGTGGCAGCCAGAGACACGGGCGTCCCTGCAGGCGCCTGCTTGCTGTATGGTGCCACCGAGCACAAGGCTGTCCCCGAATCCCTCAAACACTGGAACAAGGTACTTGGCATCAATGCCGATGTGTTGGCGATTCCCGTGGATACTCAAGGCCGGTTGGATATGGCTTTTATCCGCGACAAGGCCCCCAACGCGCTGCTTATCTGTACTATGGCCGTGAATAACGAGACCGGTGTGTATCAGGATTTGGATGCCCTTTCACGTTGCATCAGACAAGCCAATCCTACCGTTTTCTGGATGGTCGACTGTGTGCAGGCACTGGGAAAACTCGCTATCGATTTGGCCAGCAGCGGCATCGACTACGCGCCCTTCAGTGGCCATAAACTCTATGCCCCCAAAGGCATTGGCATGCTCTATATCCGCGACGGTGCGCCCTTTACCCCATTTATCGCCGGTGGTGGTCAGGAAGGTGGCTTGCGTTCAGGCACTGAAAACCTGCCGGCCATGGCAGCGCTCAAGGTCGTGCTGGATATGCTCAATGGTGATGCTCAAGAGCGCTTTGAGTCCAAGGAAACCCTCAAGGGCTATCGCCTCAAGCTGCTTGCGGCACTTGAGCAAGCCTTCGGTGAAGTGACGCTGAACCACAGCCTGGAAAACACGGTCCCTACCACCCTGAACTTTTCTATTGCGGGTTTTTCCAGCAAGGAAATCATGGATCTCTTTGATGCCGCCGGGCTCCGTGTCAGCTCAGGCTCTGCCTGCAGCTCTAAAGTCACCCGCAGTTTTGTGCTGGATGCCATGGGATTACCCCGTTGGCAGAGTGAATCGGCCATTCGCCTCTCATTTGGCCCGGCCATGACAGCGGCCGAACTGGAGGCAGCCTGCGAACGTATCGTGACTGCCGCGTCCTCCCTGACCCATTCCTGTCTACTCACCCGAGACTCCCGCAGCACCGACGCAGACCGCGAGCCGCTGCAAGGCCTGGTGCAGTTTAAAGACGATGGCGCCTGTTGCTGGGTATACACAGACAAAGATAGCCGTGAAACCCTGATAGTTGACCCGCTGCCAGCGCTGAAACACCGTTTACTCAATCTGGTGCGTTGCCAGGAACTCAAAGTCCTGGCAGTACTGGATACCCATGGCCATGGCGACCATCAGAGCATACGCAGCGAGCTCATCTGCGAGCTTGGGCTAACAGACGCTTGCGACCATCTGGGATGGCCTTTAAGCAGCAAAGGCCAGATGTGGCGTGGTGAACAGGTAAAGAGCCTGAGTGTCGGAAACAAGACATTGGTTTCACTGCCAAGCCCGGGTCACACAGACGACAGTCACAGCTTTATCATGCTGGATGATACACAGGCACCTCAATTTGCCTTTGTGGGCGATACTGTGTTGCCGGGCAGTATTGGCCGCAGCAACTTCCCATCCTCTTCCAGTGTGGCACTCTTTCATACCCTGAAGCGACTGCATAGCCTGTTGGGAGACCAGAGCCTGCTGCTGTCTTCCCATGACTATCACAACGATTTCTTCACCAATTTTGGCGTCGAACTCAAACAGTCCGCACTGCTTAACGACGTCCTTACCGGTGCCATGGATGAAGCCACCTTTGTTGCCCGTAAAGATGCCATGGATGCGACTCTCAAGGATGTGCAGGGTGAGACCATCATGTGCGGTGCCTATGGCCAGTGCCAACAGGCCAAAGGGGTGGAAGAGTATAGTGCTGACACTCTGGAGCAGTTGCTTCACAGCAATCCCGAAGCCCTGGTATTGGACATTCGTGAACCTCACGAGTATCAGCTATCCCATCGAGAGAGCCGCTGCGTTAACGTGCCCCTCACCCGCCTGGCGGGGTTTGTGGCGCGGGAGCCAGGAGCACGCAGTAAGCCTCTGGTATTGATTTGCCGCAGTGGCAGCCGCTCGCTGGTGGCAGCAAAGGCTCTTGAGCGTTTTGGTTTCAGCGCTGTTGCCCACGTGGCAGGGGGTTATGCCTTAAGTCAGTGCTGA
- a CDS encoding TetR/AcrR family transcriptional regulator, translated as MLQPLLYIGRQASRSDGQARRVAILEATLKLIVAEGIRGVRHRAVASMAQVPLASTTYYFSDIKELIHDALTFHVEKTMAANLTLEKQSFAALGDFNAASLKDRSRRAQLVAMLSGFVCEHIKSHAKDREGRLLELAFHDEALRNPALAQAIVALDDAIFGPMMGFFSQIGAGAPRALACQMLGLIRLLEYRYTVRPWDEEECRSAVTSLLESQFVAISV; from the coding sequence ATGTTACAACCCTTACTTTATATAGGTCGGCAAGCGAGCCGCAGTGATGGCCAGGCCCGCAGGGTCGCCATTCTCGAGGCTACCCTTAAGCTGATTGTCGCCGAAGGGATCCGCGGTGTACGCCACCGGGCGGTGGCCTCAATGGCCCAGGTTCCACTGGCTTCAACCACGTATTATTTCAGTGATATCAAAGAATTGATCCACGATGCCCTCACATTTCACGTGGAAAAAACCATGGCAGCCAATCTGACCCTGGAAAAGCAGAGTTTTGCTGCGCTGGGAGACTTTAACGCTGCCTCGCTTAAAGACCGCAGTCGCCGGGCGCAGCTGGTCGCCATGCTGAGCGGCTTTGTCTGTGAACATATCAAGAGCCATGCGAAAGACAGAGAAGGGCGGTTGCTTGAGCTGGCATTTCATGACGAGGCGCTGCGTAATCCGGCGCTGGCCCAGGCGATTGTGGCGCTTGATGATGCCATTTTTGGCCCCATGATGGGCTTTTTCAGTCAAATCGGTGCCGGTGCGCCACGGGCGCTGGCGTGTCAGATGCTGGGACTTATCAGGCTGCTTGAGTATCGCTATACGGTGCGGCCATGGGACGAAGAAGAGTGCAGGAGCGCCGTGACGTCCCTGCTCGAATCCCAATTTGTCGCGATTTCTGTATAA